A single region of the Oleispira antarctica RB-8 genome encodes:
- a CDS encoding TonB-dependent receptor, producing the protein MLNKHPIGLILSLSGILFSNVLFAEENELDVVTVTASAIDDSAQLANLAKQNALNGQTIIMAEQLNQFGDQPLGDALRRVSGVHFDGANRAREIQLRGLGAEYTQVTINGRRIIDSSSSRSVQVDRIPSSMVERIEIIHTPLASNDGQGAAGTVNIILKQGHEYLPNQVGIGMGSLQDNGQIGDATFQYSTGNDRVSVTLAGGIQQQRRNESQDELEYAADDQADGGEIKTNERRYEQINLIPTVDITLNNANRLSIEPTFLQTIEFRNDVKKSLTDDQSTVEEYSKEFRKRTRQNTGLYTELNTQISDNIELKSFIDWQDGYEDTTRDQDDFDEQNALTDTKQREQSVDLNLMKIGFRAKHIVGQHALEYGLGLSQETREEDNSEVKNGVKKDPSIDSIYEITESINHLYVQDSLSLFEGNSTTFGLRAEDSKTETIDFADDSTTKRTTSFLPSFNLKQAIDDSSYVRLGVAKTLRRPDLRSLSPTISEEDGTFSDPDTAGNPNATPESILGVDLSFEHYFYDNNGLVSLSVFDRSFEDKLETITTNIDGRFVATPENTGDGSMQGAEIEFRLPLNSIGLNNVTGWFNATAVETEVKITSTGEKRRFLDQPDHLGNLGFDWNLATFNSTIGLSINYASGYDQKHELSDGSFEKNIVDSNSRVDLSIRSEITKNTSINLTALNLFAKTAKREDRFFDSSNALDSYSTTEEPTYRSIYLKLNHTF; encoded by the coding sequence ATGCTCAATAAACACCCTATAGGTCTTATCCTATCATTGTCAGGGATATTATTTTCGAACGTATTATTCGCTGAAGAAAATGAACTCGATGTCGTCACCGTTACCGCATCGGCGATTGATGATTCAGCGCAATTGGCTAACCTTGCCAAACAAAATGCGTTAAACGGGCAAACCATTATTATGGCTGAGCAGCTGAATCAATTTGGTGATCAGCCTTTAGGCGATGCACTGCGTCGTGTTTCAGGTGTCCATTTTGATGGCGCTAACCGTGCCCGCGAAATACAACTGCGCGGACTGGGTGCTGAATATACTCAAGTAACCATTAATGGTCGCCGCATCATTGATAGCAGCTCATCCCGCTCGGTGCAGGTAGACCGCATCCCAAGCTCAATGGTTGAACGCATAGAAATCATACACACACCTTTAGCAAGCAACGACGGCCAAGGCGCTGCTGGCACCGTGAACATCATTTTAAAACAAGGCCACGAATACCTACCCAATCAAGTCGGGATTGGCATGGGCTCGCTTCAAGATAATGGCCAAATAGGCGATGCTACGTTCCAATACAGCACAGGCAATGACAGAGTATCCGTTACCTTAGCCGGTGGTATTCAGCAACAGCGCCGTAACGAAAGCCAAGACGAACTCGAATATGCCGCCGATGACCAAGCAGACGGCGGAGAAATAAAAACCAACGAACGTCGCTACGAGCAAATCAACTTAATACCGACCGTCGACATTACGCTAAATAATGCGAACAGACTGTCGATTGAACCCACCTTTTTACAAACCATTGAATTCAGAAATGATGTTAAAAAATCATTAACCGACGACCAATCAACCGTTGAAGAATATTCAAAAGAGTTCCGTAAACGCACACGACAGAATACGGGCCTGTATACAGAACTCAATACACAGATATCCGACAACATCGAATTGAAGAGCTTTATCGATTGGCAAGATGGCTATGAAGATACCACGCGTGATCAAGATGACTTCGATGAACAAAATGCACTAACAGACACAAAGCAGCGTGAGCAAAGCGTGGATTTAAACCTTATGAAAATAGGGTTCAGAGCCAAACACATTGTCGGTCAGCACGCATTAGAATACGGCTTAGGCTTATCGCAAGAAACCCGAGAAGAAGATAATAGTGAAGTCAAAAACGGGGTTAAAAAAGATCCTAGCATCGATAGCATTTATGAAATAACCGAATCTATTAATCATTTGTATGTGCAAGATTCACTTTCATTATTTGAAGGCAACAGCACAACTTTCGGTTTACGAGCAGAAGATTCAAAAACTGAAACTATTGATTTCGCCGACGACAGCACGACCAAACGCACCACCTCTTTCTTGCCTTCGTTCAACCTAAAGCAAGCCATTGATGACAGCTCTTATGTACGCTTAGGGGTTGCAAAAACATTACGCCGACCTGACTTACGAAGCTTGTCTCCGACTATTTCGGAAGAAGACGGCACTTTTTCTGACCCTGATACTGCAGGTAACCCGAATGCAACACCTGAAAGTATTCTAGGCGTCGACTTATCTTTCGAACATTACTTTTATGATAACAATGGTTTAGTGAGCTTATCTGTATTTGATCGCAGCTTTGAAGATAAGTTAGAAACCATTACGACCAATATCGATGGCCGCTTTGTTGCCACACCCGAAAATACTGGCGACGGTTCCATGCAAGGTGCTGAAATTGAATTTCGCTTACCATTGAATAGCATTGGCTTAAATAACGTCACGGGTTGGTTCAATGCCACCGCGGTTGAAACCGAAGTAAAAATCACCAGCACCGGAGAGAAAAGACGTTTTCTTGATCAGCCAGATCACTTAGGAAATTTAGGGTTCGACTGGAACTTAGCCACCTTTAACTCAACGATCGGACTAAGCATTAATTACGCAAGTGGTTATGACCAGAAGCATGAATTGTCAGACGGTTCGTTCGAGAAAAACATAGTAGATTCCAACAGTCGCGTAGATTTAAGCATACGCAGTGAAATTACTAAGAACACATCCATCAACTTAACAGCGCTTAACCTGTTCGCAAAAACAGCAAAGCGTGAAGACAGGTTCTTTGATTCATCGAATGCTTTAGATTCTTACAGCACGACAGAAGAACCGACGTATCGCTCGATTTACTTAAAACTTAATCATACCTTTTAA
- a CDS encoding probable thiol-disulphide oxidoreductase DCC → MSSTMLPPNVSSTDHVILFDGVCKLCNAWSNFIIQHDRQGVFKLCSVQSEEGQKILKHFGLSTEVYDSMLYVEGDQFYLQSDAFFKVAAQLRFPWKAVCIFRVIPKPIRNWLYDRIALNRYRLFGKYDYCSLPTADHEARYLSEK, encoded by the coding sequence ATGAGCTCTACTATGTTGCCTCCCAATGTCAGTAGCACCGACCACGTCATTTTATTTGATGGTGTATGCAAGCTTTGTAATGCTTGGTCTAATTTTATAATCCAACACGATCGGCAGGGTGTTTTTAAGTTGTGCAGTGTTCAATCTGAAGAAGGCCAAAAGATATTAAAGCACTTTGGTTTATCGACGGAGGTTTATGACAGTATGCTTTATGTTGAAGGCGATCAGTTCTATTTACAAAGTGATGCGTTTTTTAAGGTCGCTGCCCAGTTACGTTTTCCATGGAAAGCGGTGTGTATTTTCCGTGTTATTCCTAAGCCTATTCGAAATTGGCTATACGATCGAATTGCATTAAATCGTTATCGTTTATTTGGCAAGTATGATTATTGTTCGTTACCCACGGCTGACCATGAGGCTAGATACTTAAGTGAAAAGTAA